The following are encoded in a window of Roseivirga misakiensis genomic DNA:
- a CDS encoding ABC transporter ATP-binding protein → MLVVKGISKTYPGEQFGAVNDVSFILEENQVLALIGKSGSGKSTILQMIAGLMKPDTGEVFFNGERLENPEEQLIAGHPDIKMVFQDFQLKPNMTVEENVKYVLLQFDKQFQKERTAELLDLCGIAALADRKPNELSGGQLQRLSIASALAEEPKLLLMDEPFSNLDPITKENLLMELVDIIKSEELSLVFVTHDTRDAMWIADRMVFLSEGELIQNDTVANLYNSPLNLEIAGFFGRINDFSKALNVESCFVRAEYCAYNLEGEGVKVELKKSVFIGDRYFNEAIIASSNLAIYFYSTAPLEVKERSIYVTFDRDKILEFKQ, encoded by the coding sequence ATGTTAGTAGTAAAAGGAATCTCTAAAACATACCCCGGTGAGCAATTTGGAGCAGTGAATGATGTGTCATTCATCCTGGAAGAAAACCAAGTATTAGCACTTATCGGTAAAAGTGGTTCTGGTAAAAGCACTATACTCCAAATGATTGCTGGTTTAATGAAACCAGACACTGGTGAGGTGTTTTTTAATGGGGAAAGGTTAGAAAACCCAGAAGAACAACTCATAGCTGGGCATCCCGATATTAAAATGGTGTTTCAGGATTTTCAATTGAAGCCCAATATGACTGTTGAGGAGAATGTGAAATATGTACTCTTACAATTTGACAAACAGTTTCAAAAAGAAAGAACAGCCGAACTACTAGACCTCTGTGGTATTGCCGCGCTTGCCGATCGTAAACCAAATGAGTTATCGGGAGGACAATTACAAAGATTGTCAATTGCTAGTGCTTTGGCCGAAGAGCCTAAACTTTTGCTCATGGATGAGCCTTTTAGTAATCTTGATCCTATCACGAAAGAGAACTTACTAATGGAGCTTGTCGATATTATAAAGTCTGAAGAGTTGAGTCTTGTGTTTGTGACTCATGATACACGCGATGCTATGTGGATTGCAGATCGAATGGTGTTTCTGTCAGAGGGAGAGTTGATTCAAAATGACACGGTGGCAAATCTATATAATTCCCCCCTAAACTTAGAAATTGCTGGATTTTTTGGCCGAATCAATGATTTTTCGAAAGCGTTGAATGTAGAAAGCTGTTTTGTTCGAGCAGAATATTGTGCTTACAACCTGGAAGGGGAAGGCGTGAAAGTTGAGCTGAAAAAATCGGTATTTATAGGTGATAGATACTTTAACGAGGCAATAATTGCGTCGTCGAATTTGGCTATTTATTTTTATTCTACTGCACCTTTAGAAGTAAAGGAAAGAAGCATTTATGTCACCTTTGATCGAGACAAAATTCTTGAGTTTAAGCAATAG
- a CDS encoding PQQ-dependent sugar dehydrogenase, which produces MKKTILVSLFVVIMAITAACNKNNVATVSFPEYDSLLSLVNLPEGFKISIYAPNIVDARSLARTEDGKTVFVGNRRQKNVYALTDTNGDMVADKVDTIVIGLNMPNGVVFKDGDLYVAEVNRIHRFADIMSNLENPVSEVIYDQYPTDGHHGWKFISFGPDGKLYVPVGAPCNVCDKENDNEVYASITRMNPDGSDMEVYVKGVRNTVGFAWHPETGDMWFNDNGRDWMGDDSPACELNHVNAQGDHFGFPFWHQGDTPDPDFGDQRQRDEFVEPAFKYEPHSAPLGLRFYQGDMFPAKYKNNLIVAQHGSWNRSKEAGHIGYQLRFVQIEGDKVVKSEIFADGWLDKASNNGWGKPVDVMEMPDGSILVSDDINHCIYRISYGE; this is translated from the coding sequence ATGAAAAAAACTATTCTAGTGTCCTTATTTGTCGTCATTATGGCAATAACTGCGGCATGTAATAAGAATAATGTAGCCACAGTAAGTTTTCCCGAATACGATTCACTGCTATCACTTGTGAATCTACCGGAAGGCTTTAAAATTTCCATTTATGCTCCAAATATTGTTGACGCACGGTCTTTAGCGAGGACGGAAGATGGAAAGACCGTTTTTGTTGGCAATAGGCGTCAAAAGAATGTATATGCTTTGACCGATACTAATGGTGATATGGTGGCCGACAAAGTCGATACCATCGTGATAGGGCTGAACATGCCCAATGGTGTCGTTTTTAAAGATGGAGATCTTTACGTGGCTGAAGTAAATCGCATTCATCGGTTTGCTGATATCATGAGTAACCTAGAAAACCCTGTTTCTGAAGTTATTTATGACCAGTACCCTACAGATGGTCACCATGGCTGGAAATTCATTTCTTTTGGTCCCGATGGTAAATTATACGTGCCTGTTGGTGCACCTTGCAATGTATGCGACAAGGAAAATGATAACGAAGTTTATGCATCCATTACACGAATGAACCCTGATGGTTCTGATATGGAAGTATACGTGAAAGGGGTGAGGAATACGGTTGGTTTTGCCTGGCACCCAGAAACAGGGGATATGTGGTTTAATGATAATGGAAGAGATTGGATGGGAGATGACAGTCCTGCTTGCGAGTTAAATCATGTAAATGCTCAAGGTGATCATTTCGGCTTTCCTTTTTGGCACCAAGGAGATACTCCAGATCCAGATTTTGGGGATCAAAGGCAGAGAGACGAATTCGTTGAACCTGCATTTAAATACGAACCACATTCAGCACCACTAGGTCTTAGGTTTTATCAAGGCGATATGTTTCCGGCGAAATACAAGAATAATTTGATCGTGGCACAGCACGGATCATGGAACAGAAGTAAGGAAGCTGGTCATATAGGCTATCAGCTTAGGTTTGTCCAAATTGAAGGAGATAAAGTGGTAAAGAGTGAGATATTTGCTGACGGTTGGTTAGATAAAGCATCGAACAATGGCTGGGGCAAGCCGGTTGATGTTATGGAAATGCCTGATGGTTCAATTTTGGTTTCAGATGATATTAATCATTGTATATACCGAATAAGTTACGGTGAATAG
- a CDS encoding ABC-F family ATP-binding cassette domain-containing protein produces the protein MIAINNLSYLIGDRPLYENASLHIKPNDKIGLIGLNGKGKSTLLHLIIGNYQVTSGEITKSKDCTIGFLNQDLLSYQSDDSIVNVAMEAFSEANALQAKIDDILKQMEVNYEEHLVDKLTRAQDQFEALGGYSLQSEAEAILEGIGFRTEDLQRPLREFSGGWRMRVMLAKLLLEKPSLLMLDEPTNHLDLPSIQWIENYLRTYEGAIIVVSHDRKFLDNVITSTVEVARQTLTQYSGNYSFYLKEKALREEIQKGAYENQQQQIKQTERFVERFRSKATKARQVQSRVKSLEKMDLIEDVVDENVTMNFQFGFKQKSGRYIIELDNISKSYGDLEILKNTSAKIERGDKIVLIGANGKGKSTMLRIIAGTEPIEGQRKEGFNVLTAFYAQHQLEALNLENEILQELQQAGSNKSERELRGILGCFLFQNEDVFKKIKVLSGGEKSRVALSKTLLSEANFLMMDEPTNHLDFLSVNILTQALQQYEGTFVIVSHDRHFVSQIATKVWFIEDGQLKEYPGTYDEYAHWQAKREKEAAAAAVQKTVVEPKVKTKQSKPRNNESEQKLKKLKKELSSIEDQIEGLEQQIKSVELEMGDQSVFSNPDLLAEKSQNHQMLKEKAEKLNKEWESLAEEIDDLEG, from the coding sequence ATGATTGCCATCAATAACCTTTCTTATCTCATTGGAGATCGTCCACTTTACGAAAACGCTTCTCTACATATTAAGCCTAATGATAAGATAGGTCTGATCGGTCTAAATGGTAAAGGAAAATCTACGCTCCTTCACCTCATTATCGGGAATTATCAAGTCACTTCCGGAGAGATAACTAAAAGTAAAGACTGCACGATTGGCTTTTTAAATCAAGACTTATTGTCTTACCAATCCGATGACAGCATCGTAAATGTGGCCATGGAAGCGTTTAGCGAAGCCAATGCGCTACAGGCTAAAATTGACGATATACTCAAACAGATGGAGGTCAATTATGAGGAACACCTCGTCGATAAATTAACAAGGGCGCAAGATCAATTTGAAGCCTTGGGCGGCTATAGTTTACAATCTGAGGCGGAAGCTATATTAGAGGGGATCGGCTTTAGAACAGAAGATTTACAAAGGCCTTTAAGGGAGTTTTCAGGGGGCTGGAGAATGCGTGTAATGCTAGCGAAGCTTTTACTTGAAAAGCCTTCCTTACTTATGCTAGATGAGCCGACCAACCACTTGGATTTACCTTCTATTCAGTGGATAGAAAACTATCTGAGAACGTATGAGGGTGCTATTATCGTGGTTTCTCATGATAGAAAATTTCTCGATAATGTAATCACCTCCACTGTTGAAGTAGCACGGCAAACGCTAACTCAATACTCAGGTAATTATTCATTCTATTTGAAGGAAAAAGCACTTCGAGAGGAAATCCAAAAAGGGGCCTATGAAAACCAACAACAACAAATAAAGCAAACGGAACGCTTCGTAGAACGCTTTAGGTCTAAAGCTACAAAAGCTAGACAAGTGCAGTCGAGGGTAAAATCTCTTGAAAAAATGGATCTGATTGAAGATGTTGTTGACGAAAATGTCACCATGAATTTTCAATTTGGTTTCAAACAAAAGTCTGGTCGATATATCATTGAATTGGACAACATTTCTAAGTCTTATGGTGATTTAGAAATTCTTAAGAATACATCGGCTAAAATCGAGCGTGGCGATAAGATTGTACTGATTGGTGCTAACGGTAAAGGAAAATCCACCATGCTAAGGATTATTGCCGGTACCGAACCGATCGAAGGGCAAAGGAAAGAAGGTTTTAATGTACTGACGGCATTTTACGCTCAGCATCAGCTCGAAGCGCTGAATTTAGAAAATGAGATTCTGCAAGAACTCCAACAAGCGGGTAGTAATAAATCCGAAAGAGAGCTAAGGGGTATTTTAGGTTGTTTTTTATTCCAGAATGAGGACGTATTCAAAAAGATAAAAGTACTATCTGGAGGAGAGAAATCACGGGTGGCTCTATCAAAGACTTTGCTATCGGAAGCAAACTTTTTGATGATGGATGAGCCAACGAACCACTTGGATTTCCTTTCGGTGAACATTCTTACTCAGGCTTTACAGCAATATGAGGGTACGTTTGTGATCGTTTCTCACGATAGACATTTTGTCTCGCAAATCGCCACCAAAGTATGGTTCATTGAAGACGGTCAACTCAAAGAGTACCCTGGCACTTATGACGAATACGCACACTGGCAAGCAAAACGAGAAAAAGAAGCGGCCGCAGCGGCCGTTCAAAAGACAGTAGTTGAGCCTAAGGTAAAAACCAAACAGAGCAAGCCCAGAAACAATGAGAGCGAACAAAAGCTCAAAAAACTCAAGAAAGAACTAAGCAGTATAGAAGATCAGATTGAAGGATTAGAGCAACAGATTAAATCGGTAGAACTCGAAATGGGAGATCAGTCTGTTTTTAGCAATCCCGATCTATTAGCTGAAAAGAGTCAAAACCACCAGATGCTTAAGGAAAAGGCTGAAAAGCTCAATAAAGAATGGGAATCACTCGCCGAAGAGATTGATGATTTAGAAGGCTAG
- a CDS encoding RNA polymerase sigma factor — translation MIQDIELINKCIKGELKAQRELYDRYAAKLMPVAMRYGKSQEDAEDILQDAFIKIFNSLESFRQEAQFLTWLKRIVINTSINHNRRKLYEQPMLDIEKTPLHVEKELVISHLHFTEIMAMLHKLPVGCRTVFNLFAIEGYPHKEIAEQLEISEGTSKSQYARARALLKAMLDEANQVVQSNISMS, via the coding sequence ATGATTCAAGATATAGAATTAATTAATAAATGTATTAAGGGTGAGCTTAAGGCGCAACGCGAACTTTATGATCGCTATGCTGCAAAGCTTATGCCAGTGGCTATGCGTTATGGTAAGTCACAAGAGGACGCCGAAGATATACTCCAAGATGCATTTATAAAAATCTTTAATAGCCTTGAATCCTTCAGACAGGAAGCCCAGTTTTTGACTTGGCTCAAACGAATTGTCATTAACACATCGATCAATCATAATAGGCGAAAGCTATATGAACAACCGATGTTGGATATAGAGAAAACGCCGCTGCATGTAGAGAAAGAGTTGGTGATTTCTCATTTACACTTTACTGAAATAATGGCCATGCTTCACAAGTTACCAGTTGGTTGTAGAACGGTGTTTAACCTTTTTGCAATAGAAGGCTATCCGCATAAAGAAATAGCCGAACAATTAGAAATTTCTGAAGGAACGTCAAAGTCACAGTACGCGCGAGCTCGTGCTTTATTAAAGGCAATGCTCGATGAGGCAAATCAAGTTGTTCAATCTAATATTTCAATGTCATGA
- a CDS encoding type IX secretion system plug protein: MTKIKLIFLLILLSSKITLAQKKLVYGDHVYENTIKTVQLYPQGSSIQASLTPAVKELNDGPNLVLEFDDLRDDADYFFVYFIHCNADWSVSKMKPTMYLKAFNEFEIENFEFSSESKTNYVHYTFQIPSFKESGNYLAVVYRDRNKEDIILSKRFSIYNNQVGVGGNIGRSSVVSKRQSHQRVEVTLNYGDLRTFDPAMDFTVVVRQNARPDNMKVDLKPTFIDENAKLIRYQNLGDENDFLGGNEFRLFDISTVNGSGRNVAKIAFEENKPVAQLRLDQERDPAFFQFLDINGQYYIRDLESLRTGTITAEYVEVEFLLDIPKITDDIYVLGAFNLWNRNEESILKYDPVKEQYSAKQLLKQGWYNYTYWVDGNEPNLIENSFFDTENLYEVFIYYRPMGARGDQLVGYSSIPFNNRR; this comes from the coding sequence GTGACCAAAATTAAGCTGATTTTCTTGTTAATACTTCTTTCTTCCAAAATCACTTTGGCGCAGAAAAAATTGGTCTATGGAGATCATGTATATGAAAACACCATAAAAACCGTCCAGCTTTACCCACAGGGATCGTCGATTCAGGCTAGTTTAACACCTGCGGTAAAAGAGCTAAATGATGGCCCAAATTTAGTCCTCGAGTTTGATGACCTAAGAGATGATGCTGATTATTTCTTTGTCTATTTTATTCACTGCAATGCAGATTGGTCGGTTTCTAAGATGAAACCTACCATGTACTTGAAGGCATTTAATGAGTTTGAAATTGAAAATTTTGAATTCAGTTCTGAATCTAAAACCAATTACGTCCACTATACTTTTCAAATTCCTTCATTTAAAGAATCAGGAAATTATTTGGCTGTAGTCTATCGCGATCGAAATAAAGAAGACATTATTCTATCTAAGCGTTTTTCAATATATAATAATCAAGTTGGAGTTGGTGGAAACATCGGTAGGTCTTCGGTTGTCAGTAAAAGACAAAGTCATCAACGTGTAGAAGTGACATTGAATTACGGCGATTTAAGAACATTTGACCCTGCCATGGATTTCACTGTAGTCGTCCGTCAAAATGCTCGTCCGGATAATATGAAAGTTGATTTGAAACCAACTTTTATTGATGAAAATGCCAAACTAATTCGTTACCAAAACCTTGGTGATGAGAATGACTTTTTAGGTGGCAATGAATTTCGGCTTTTCGATATCAGCACTGTGAACGGTTCTGGCCGAAATGTAGCAAAAATTGCTTTTGAAGAAAATAAACCGGTCGCTCAATTACGGCTAGATCAAGAGCGTGACCCCGCCTTTTTCCAGTTCCTGGATATTAATGGCCAATACTATATAAGGGATTTAGAGAGTCTGCGTACTGGTACTATAACTGCGGAGTATGTGGAGGTCGAGTTTCTTTTGGACATACCGAAAATAACGGATGACATTTATGTTTTGGGGGCTTTTAACCTGTGGAATCGAAATGAAGAGTCGATACTGAAGTACGATCCGGTAAAAGAGCAATACAGCGCTAAACAACTTTTAAAACAAGGTTGGTATAACTACACCTACTGGGTAGATGGAAATGAACCAAACTTGATTGAAAATAGCTTTTTCGACACTGAAAACCTCTATGAAGTTTTCATTTACTACAGACCGATGGGAGCACGTGGTGACCAGCTGGTTGGCTACAGCAGCATACCTTTCAACAATCGCCGTTAG
- a CDS encoding CRISPR-associated endoribonuclease Cas6, producing MRIRIVFKLENKGAFLPFHHQHILAQFLKGALVKGGRKDYIDYPDYNFSGLKGQTKISRNGLHYYSNLVTLVLSSADQLFLDYLLDQVFSFEQIELSNLKVSPLYTEMEKNPVLDEVSKFLCISPLVPIRSNGFHDENGKRFVFPDTDEFSDLLYDSTFRRMESTGLYTDEQMASFSKFQIVPDSDYLMRIQERGKKFARIYSVYDNDVKYEVRGYTLPFKLYAAKEVQEFIFNSGLGDYTFKGFGMLDLANANPIERTEKYHFSREAVTV from the coding sequence GTGAGAATAAGGATTGTTTTTAAACTTGAGAATAAAGGAGCTTTTTTACCATTCCATCACCAACATATTCTAGCTCAATTTTTAAAAGGAGCTTTGGTAAAAGGAGGAAGAAAAGATTATATAGATTATCCTGATTACAATTTTTCTGGCCTGAAAGGACAGACGAAAATCTCGAGAAATGGTCTGCATTATTATTCCAACCTTGTCACCTTAGTGTTGTCTTCAGCCGATCAGCTGTTTTTGGATTACCTATTAGATCAAGTTTTCTCATTCGAGCAAATTGAGCTTTCGAATCTGAAGGTGAGCCCGTTATATACCGAAATGGAGAAGAATCCAGTGCTTGATGAAGTATCCAAGTTCCTGTGTATTTCTCCATTGGTACCAATTCGATCGAATGGTTTCCATGATGAAAACGGGAAACGTTTCGTTTTTCCAGATACCGATGAATTCTCAGATTTACTTTATGATTCTACTTTTAGAAGAATGGAATCCACAGGCCTCTATACCGATGAGCAAATGGCAAGCTTTAGCAAGTTCCAAATTGTTCCTGACAGTGACTACCTGATGAGAATTCAGGAAAGAGGTAAAAAATTCGCCCGAATCTATTCCGTTTATGACAACGATGTAAAATACGAGGTTAGAGGCTATACACTACCATTCAAGCTGTATGCAGCCAAGGAAGTGCAAGAGTTTATTTTCAATTCTGGTCTCGGTGATTATACCTTCAAAGGTTTTGGAATGCTCGATTTAGCGAACGCCAATCCAATTGAGCGTACAGAGAAATATCATTTCTCAAGAGAAGCGGTAACGGTCTAA